A genome region from Triticum aestivum cultivar Chinese Spring chromosome 2B, IWGSC CS RefSeq v2.1, whole genome shotgun sequence includes the following:
- the LOC123040801 gene encoding uncharacterized protein, protein MDQFHDGHHVRLRSLVHRTRTYLHAADDGESVTLSQVRASMNAAWAVHIYHRADGDGEGFYDDDGPYLLLHSAAYGRYLGATDVPARRGHRGFRAELRDYDQPEVGAIMWRAVRSGFVDDVVLLHHAGGRFLRANGRYLPWNAGVSLDDDVNSMMHWVVEPIPAREAGMPAIPGPLPTRPGMRFLSNIFMHRGAGQQIGGVEPIPGEAGGSGGRTPTLARFLSDMFMDPGRRIRYTPTLGGDYPEDSAGWGEFWFRGRSVFRLRDQLVMRTSINLYYQNVAICVRAGRYGRLTPLVVDLPHGGYGETLEIVILEDETRAYDELRHPDVDAE, encoded by the exons ATGGACCAGTTCCACGACGGGCACCACGTGCGGCTGCGGAGCCTCGTGCACCGCACCCGCACCTACCTCCACGCCGCCGACGACGGGGAGAGCGTCACCCTCAGCCAGGTCCGGGCCTCCATGAACGCGGCGTGGGCGGTGCACATCTACCACCgcgccgacggcgacggcgagggctTCTACGACGACGACGGCCCGTACCTGCTCCTCCACAGCGCCGCCTACGGCCGCTACCTCGGCGCCACGGACGTGCCGGCGCGGCGAGGCCACCGCGGCTTCCGCGCGGAGCTGCGCGACTACGACCAGCCGGAGGTGGGGGCCATCATGTGGCGGGCCGTCCGGTCGGGCTTCGTGGACGACGTCGTCCTGCTCCACCACGCGGGCGGCCGCTTCCTCCGCGCCAACGGCAGGTACCTTCCCTGGAACGCCGGCGTCAGCCTCGACGACGACGTCAACTCCATGATGCACTGGGTCGTCGAGCCCATCCCCGCTAGAGAGGCTGGCATGCCTGCCATTCCTGGCCCGCTTCCG ACTCGCCCAGGAATGAGATTCCTCTCCAACATATTCATGCACCGGGGGGCGGGACAGCAGATCGGGGGCGTCGAGCCCATCCCGGGAGAGGCGGGTGGCTCCGGTGGCCGGACTCCG ACTCTCGCAAGATTCCTCTCCGACATGTTCATGGATCCGGGACGGCGGATCCGGTACACTCCGACGCTCGGCGGGGACTACCCCGAGGACAGCGCCGGCTGGGGCGAGTTCTGGTTCAGGGGGAGGTCCGTGTTCCGTCTGAGGGACCAGCTGGTGATGCGCACCAGCATCAACCTGTACTACCAGAACGTCGCCATCTGCGTCCGAGCGGGCCGCTACGGGAGGCTGACCCCGCTCGTCGTCGACCTGCCCCACGGCGGCTACGGCGAGACCCTCGAGATTGTCATCCTCGAGGACGAGACTCGTG CCTATGATGAACTGCGACACCCAGATGTCGACGCGGAGTAG